In Silene latifolia isolate original U9 population chromosome 3, ASM4854445v1, whole genome shotgun sequence, a single window of DNA contains:
- the LOC141645902 gene encoding uncharacterized protein LOC141645902 yields the protein MAAVPLQEITTPDDPNKSFYLKMKPFVAFKYAIEALLDTNFSNDGAGTVSAASDSLAIWVTADTVDATATLLLKSSDTIEFQNNENDTDTVDLLSPLHSISERFPLNLNDDDDFVVLYHLKGTDRLRIWFGNEVEPPVGIEVQKGPRVTKFPNLTVLSEITVPVNDISEMCECMEMLPADDLSDDTVFIDWKDGVATFQIRSNRKWVYQYSQNERTFQVWFDWNFMTFMEKASFIADKARVLFLTVPEQHVLFQSHIGESSADLFLLHKARFLMSAEDQDEDVVSDIIVTLDTLSNSWLH from the exons AAAAATGAAACCTTTTGTGGCATTTAAGTATGCAATTGAAGCTCTTCTTGATACTAATTTCAGCAATGATGGAGCCGGGACTGTTAGTGCCGCTAGTGACAGTCTCGCGATTTGGGTTACTGCTGATACTGTTGACGCTACTGCCACTCTATTGCTCAAGTCTTCTGATACGATCGAGTTTCAGAACAATGAAAATGATACTGATACTGTTGATCTGTTGTCTCCTTTGCATTCAATTTCTGAGCGTTTTCCTCTTAATctcaatgatgatgatgattttgtGGTTCTTTATCATCTTAAGGGAACTGATCGACTTCGTATCTGGTTTG GAAATGAGGTCGAACCCCCTGTTGGTATTGAAGTTCAAAAAGGTCCTCGTGTTACAAAGTTTCCGAATCTCACGGTGTTAAGTGAAATTACTGTACCAGTTAATGACATTAGCGAGATGTGTGAGTGTATGGAGATGTTGCCGGCAGATGATCTTAGTGATGATACAG TTTTTATTGATTGGAAGGACGGCGTTGCAACGTTTCAGATTAGAAGCAATCGAAAATGGGTGTATCAGTATAGCCAGAATGAG CGTACCTTCCAGgtctggtttgattggaattttaTGACGTTCATGGAGAAGGCGTCTTTTATAGCGGATAAAGCTCGTGTGCTGTTTCTGACAGTTCCGGAGCAGCACGTCTTGTTTCAGTCCCACATTGGAGAATCATCAGCTGATTTGTTTTTACTACACAAGGCTCGTTTTCTGATGTCTGCAGAAGATCAAGATGAAGATGTCGTCAGCGACATTATTGTTACCCTTGATACACTCTCTAATTCCTGGCTCCACTAA
- the LOC141648637 gene encoding F-box protein At3g07870-like, with translation MRSEDRAFCTVKIVASTEFFLLTRCEFGKYSEYCSRLILLNPITGSYYTLPYDRKLSYSSNVLQYGLCFDEANDDFKVVRITEFWGYTSNQGNPSYTTNREVIIYSSRKKSWKKIEKTIDTSYYINGDVAVSGRLLYTNFHLYHDIPNREDMRIGCFDIVAEQWTNDVPLPPIQNLKNYRLSIFEGMLCVLGNDKEADAADGNYSVWVMKEYGVQDCWVMLLITVWNKIYHPIAYREGSKDEVLCIFDERFYWYNLRDGTRSRADFYGVPGDGGRISSGHICKGSLVDFPGGQRLWPIRTRTSDRIRWGKMCKRVKPKSLLPKHDTVDRRHRGR, from the coding sequence ATGCGGTCTGAAGACAGGGCGTTTTGCACGGTAAAAATTGTCGCATCGACAGAATTCTTCCTATTGACACGTTGTGAGTTTGGCAAATACAGTGAATATTGTTCTAGACTCATCTTGCTTAACCCGATCACAGGTAGCTACTACACCCTTCCCTACGATAGAAAGTTATCGTACAGTAGTAATGTTTTACAATATGGGCTATGCTTCGATGAGGCCAACGACGATTTTAAAGTCGTTAGAATAACTGAATTTTGGGGGTACACCAGTAACCAGGGTAACCCAAGTTACACGACTAACAGGGAAGTTATTATTTATAGCTCGAGAAAAAAGTCGTGGAAAAAGATTGAGAAAACGATTGATACGTCTTATTATATAAACGGAGATGTTGCTGTAAGCGGCCGTTTACTTTATACAAATTTTCACTTGTACCATGATATTCCAAATAGAGAAGATATGAGGATCGGTTGTTTCGACATTGTAGCTGAACAATGGACTAATGATGTTCCCCTGCCTCCGATACAAAATCTCAAGAATTATCGTTTAAGCATATTTGAGGGAATGCTATGTGTTTTAGGAAACGACAAGGAGGCGGACGCTGCAGATGGTAATTATAGTGTGTGGGTTATGAAGGAGTACGGCGTACAAGATTGTTGGGTGATGTTGTTGATAACTGTTTGGAACAAAATTTACCATCCTATTGCTTACCGCGAAGGATCAAAAGACGAGGTATTGTGTATATTTGATGAGAGATTTTATTGGTACAACCTCAGAGATGGGACAAGGTCCAGGGCTGATTTTTATGGAGTTCCTGGAGACGGAGGTCGAATTAGTTCAGGTCATATATGTAAAGGAAGCCTTGTCGATTTTCCTGGTGGCCAACGTCTTTGGCCCATCAGGACGAGAACATCAGATCGGATACGTTGGGGGAAGATGTGTAAGAGGGTGAAGCCGAAAAGCCTGCTGCCCAAACACGACACCGTTGATCGAAGGCACCGTGGAAGATGA